AAGACGATTTCACCCTCTTTCCGTTTTGAGCTAAGTCTTCTTTCAAGGGGGTAGAGCTCACCGCGGAACGCTGACGAGCAGAGGATTGGGTCATTTTTCATCGGGAATTCCTTTTTTCCTCGGCGTTGGTTTAAAAAAATAAACCCCCCTCTTCGCTCAAATGTAAAAAGAGGGGGTGGGGAAGATGTACCCTCTATTTCACATACTCGAAGAAGGCTTTGTAGATCTTGTCCCCCCAGAGGAGCTGGATGCGGAACAGGGGGTTGTTATCCTTCGTCATCGTGGTCTGCATCAGTATGGGGGCAGGGTACCGCTTCTTCGCCTGAACCACGATGGCGAGCTCCTTCACCAGTACTTCGTCCTTTTTCTTTATCACCAGATAGGGCTTCCCCTCCTCTTCGATTAAGGAGAGGGTATAGATCCCCTGGGAGATGGTCTTGCCCTGATAGACGATATCCCTTTTCAGCTTAAACTTCCAGCTCCCCGTTTTAGCGAGCACTACCGGGGAGATAACGAGTGAAACCCCTACTACTAAAACCATCAAGAGGTGAAACCTTTTTTTCATCTTTTCTCTCCTCTTCAAGCTTTTTTACATTTTAACCGAGAAGGTAAAATTTTTTCAAGAAAAATTCCTAATTCGGTTTACTTTCCCCTTTTTGGGGAAAGTTTTGCCCCCTTCCTTCCGGTATCAAGGGCGATGAATTCCACGACCAAAGGTACAATGCGGGTGATATTCAGCTGGGAAGAGTAGGCGATATCGGCGGTAAATCCAATTGAGGCGAGCTTCTTTCCGTTTTCCGTCTCCCTAAATAGTTTTTCGATGCCAAGCTTCTCGATCCGTTCAAGATGATCGGCGAAGGGAGGAGTGATCGCTTCCCCCAACTCCTTTAGAATGACCACCGAGGCGATTATATCCTCCTCGGCGATGAAGCTTTCGTCGGTGTAAAGGCAAGCAGGGATGATTATGATGTCCTTCTTCCCCTTTTTAGCTAAGGTGGAGGCAACACCTGCGACTGCGCTTGCGTTTATTACGCTTCCTACCAGGATGGATGACGCCCCTTCCGCCTCAATTATCCTTCTTCCCCCGGATGTGGAGGTAAAGATCACCCTTCTTCCCGATAGGGGAAAGGAGGCTGCCTCTGCCGGGCTATTTCCCAGGTCGAAGCCAGCCACCTTGATGAAATTTCGCTCGCCGGCGAGGACTGCATCGGGATATTCTTCCTTCAATAGGGAGGCGTCCTCCACCTCGGAGACTACGATCACCTCATAAGCACCCCCGGAGAAGAATGAGGTGATGGTGGCACTTGCCCTTAGCGCATCGACAATTATGGCGATACCCCTTCTCCGTGCCGCCTCGAGACACCCCTTTTTCCCTCTGATTATCTCTATCGCCACTTCAGTCCTCCCTGATCTGTTTGCCCAACGAGGCAGGCGGACGCACCCCGGGGACGAAACCGGCGAGGAGGATGATGGTGAGGATGAAAGGGAGGGAGAGGAAAAACTCCGAGGGAAGGGGGAGGTTGGTGAGCTGGAGGGAGTCAGCTAAGGCATCGGCAACACCGAAAAAGAGGGCAACTGCAAGCACCCGTCCCGGACGCCAGGAGGCGATGATAAGACAGGCAAGGGCGATGAATCCCCTTCCTCCAGTCATCCTCTCGACGAACTGGGAGAGATCCACCAACGAAAGCTCACCACCGGCAATACCACAAAGAACACCGGAGATGATCACCCCTAAATAACGGAGCTTGGCCACCTCGATCCCCAAACTGCGCGCCACCTCAGGGTCCTCACCTACCGCTCGCATCCTCAAGCCAAGGGGGGTGCGATAGAGGAGGAAGAGGGAAGAAAAAACGAGGAAAAGGGCGAGGAGGAATAGAGGAGAAAGGGAAAAATCACCTCCTATCCTGATAAAACCGAGCTTGGGGGCAGAAGGGGAGGTGCCATGAACCCCGAAGATACGATAGAGGAGGAAACCGGTCCCTCCAAGGGCGAGGATGTTCACCGCCACTCCGGATACAATGTGATCTCCCTTAAGGGTTATCGAGGTTATCCCGTGGATGAGGGCAAGCGCCATCCCGAAGGCTGAACCGATGATCACCCCGATAATGGGCGAGCCGGTGAAATAGGCGCCGAGTATCGCCCCAAAGGCTCCGACGAGCATCATTCCCTCAAGGGCGATATTCACCACCCCAACCCGCTCTGAAAAGAGTCCACCGAGGGCAGCGAGAGTGAGCGGGGTCGCTTTGATCAACGAAAGTTCAATTAGAGGAAGCAATCTCATTACCTTTTCTCCTCCTGATGAGCTTAGCAAAGAAGCGCCAGTTCCTGGCGCAGACTACTATTATCACCAACGCCTGAACGATCAACACTATATCCCGGGGGATCCCCCCTTCGAGCTGGAGGGTCCTATCCGCGGTGCGAAGCGCCCCAAAGAAAAGGGCGGAAAAAGGGACGAAGAGAGGATGGTTTCCCCCAAGCAGGGCTACTGCGATCCCATCGTAGCCATAGCCCGGGGAGAACTGGCTGTAAAAGGTGTGATGAAGACCGGCGACCTCGATACCACCGGCAAGGCCAGAAAGCCCCCCAGCAAGCGCCATCAACGAGATCATTCTTCTCCCCACATCGATCCCTGCCCTTTGGGCTGCCCTCCTGTTTCTTCCCATTGCCCGCGCCTCATAGCCGAAGGGCGTCTTGAAGAGATAAAGATAGGCGAGGAAGACGATTACGATGGCGATGATGAACCCGAAGGAAAGTTGAGAAGAGCCAGCCTCGGCGATGATGGGGAGAGAGGCGGAGGAGGCTATCTCCCTCGTCTTCGGGATCGCCTCTCCCGCGGAGAGGGGTCCCCTTACCAAGTAGCCTGTCAGGTAGATCACGATGTAGTTGAGCATAATGGTGGTTATTACTTCATGCGCCCCTCGCCTTGCTCTGAGCCAGCCAGCGAGAAAACCGAGGAGCGCTCCTGCAGCGAAGGAGGAGAGGAGGACGAGGGGAAGATGGATGGGGGGTGGTAGGGGGGCAAGCCC
This sequence is a window from Acidobacteriota bacterium. Protein-coding genes within it:
- a CDS encoding 2-phosphosulfolactate phosphatase is translated as MAIEIIRGKKGCLEAARRRGIAIIVDALRASATITSFFSGGAYEVIVVSEVEDASLLKEEYPDAVLAGERNFIKVAGFDLGNSPAEAASFPLSGRRVIFTSTSGGRRIIEAEGASSILVGSVINASAVAGVASTLAKKGKKDIIIIPACLYTDESFIAEEDIIASVVILKELGEAITPPFADHLERIEKLGIEKLFRETENGKKLASIGFTADIAYSSQLNITRIVPLVVEFIALDTGRKGAKLSPKRGK
- a CDS encoding ABC transporter permease: MRLLPLIELSLIKATPLTLAALGGLFSERVGVVNIALEGMMLVGAFGAILGAYFTGSPIIGVIIGSAFGMALALIHGITSITLKGDHIVSGVAVNILALGGTGFLLYRIFGVHGTSPSAPKLGFIRIGGDFSLSPLFLLALFLVFSSLFLLYRTPLGLRMRAVGEDPEVARSLGIEVAKLRYLGVIISGVLCGIAGGELSLVDLSQFVERMTGGRGFIALACLIIASWRPGRVLAVALFFGVADALADSLQLTNLPLPSEFFLSLPFILTIILLAGFVPGVRPPASLGKQIRED
- a CDS encoding ABC transporter permease, translated to MIPLLKRARHLLFVLLIALFLSGFIVFLSGGSPRLFFLLLYTGSMGDKEVFLSTLIKATPLILTGLSVAIALQGGLFNIGAEGQLYLGGLASAIVGGLAPLPPPIHLPLVLLSSFAAGALLGFLAGWLRARRGAHEVITTIMLNYIVIYLTGYLVRGPLSAGEAIPKTREIASSASLPIIAEAGSSQLSFGFIIAIVIVFLAYLYLFKTPFGYEARAMGRNRRAAQRAGIDVGRRMISLMALAGGLSGLAGGIEVAGLHHTFYSQFSPGYGYDGIAVALLGGNHPLFVPFSALFFGALRTADRTLQLEGGIPRDIVLIVQALVIIVVCARNWRFFAKLIRRRKGNEIASSN